From the genome of Arthrobacter alpinus, one region includes:
- a CDS encoding DUF402 domain-containing protein: protein MSVFPPAVHAATLETLLPQLGELIVARNRKYNGDAHWVVPGRYLGRDNYGHWVFQGSGEFISRPGTALYTASDATLLIPHEGDWVATFFDRTHPSGVELYIDLATEFSWQRIQPAAVEFHMVDMDLDVIRTAERGLFVDDQDEFAAHRVLMDYPAELCTRMESTTAALMDAVASRQAPFDGRDAAWLTLGRSLP, encoded by the coding sequence GTGAGCGTATTTCCGCCGGCAGTGCACGCTGCGACGCTGGAGACTTTGCTCCCACAGCTTGGGGAACTGATCGTTGCCCGCAACCGCAAGTACAACGGAGACGCCCACTGGGTGGTCCCCGGAAGGTACCTGGGGCGGGACAATTATGGGCATTGGGTGTTCCAAGGTTCCGGCGAGTTCATCTCCCGCCCAGGCACCGCACTGTACACCGCCTCGGACGCCACGTTGCTGATTCCCCACGAGGGCGACTGGGTGGCGACATTTTTCGACAGAACCCACCCGTCCGGCGTCGAACTCTATATTGATCTGGCAACAGAATTCTCGTGGCAGCGCATCCAACCTGCCGCGGTGGAGTTCCACATGGTCGACATGGACTTGGATGTCATCCGTACCGCTGAGCGTGGGTTGTTTGTTGACGACCAAGACGAATTTGCCGCGCACCGCGTGCTGATGGATTACCCGGCCGAGCTGTGCACCCGCATGGAATCGACCACTGCCGCCCTGATGGACGCCGTCGCGTCCCGCCAGGCACCATTTGACGGTCGCGACGCGGCCTGGTTAACCCTAGGAAGATCACTGCCATGA
- a CDS encoding HAD-IC family P-type ATPase — MNGRAEQDKPRVRDLTRNKPKGTVLAERRDEHRRAAMAHARSALAPVDEVVLERDGLNTVQVRERRAAELSNAVAHESSRSIWAIVRSNVFTLFNGVLGSALVLVLLVGDPRDALFGFIVLANAAIGVVQEYRAKRTLDRLAVLHAPKARVRRGGAEVDVAVGEVLYDEVLLLRTGDQIPADAIILKAEALEIDESLLTGESDPVNKGPGDTALSGSAVVAGYGEARVHRVGAESYASGLTAEARRFSLVNSEIRNSINRIIMYIAWALIPIILLVINGQMSAHGGWGASIASGQWRTAVISAIASIVAMIPEGLVLLTSISFGMAAMTLARRNVLVQELPAVEGLARVDMVCLDKTGTLTEGRMELASTTVLGPVPGWEQVLAWSAAHPNANATAAAMGSLYTAQPAGDAAEVVPFSSARKYSAVTFAADLLAPSSEAGTWVLGAPDVVLAAEGAHEARSPAVQAALAASHEAAGHGLRAVVLAHRPASSEPAESLGDGGFALDGLTPVALLSFREKVRPDAGATLAYFRDQGVSLKIISGDNPRTVAAVARDVGFEFDGDGYDARNLPDDPAALAEVLGRESVLGRVTPEQKKAIVLALQSRGHVVAMTGDGVNDALALKHADIGIAMGSGAAATKAVSRLVLLDGQFSHLPSVVAEGRRVIANVERVANLFLTKTSYAIIISIVIGLLMWQYPFLPRQLSVVSSMTIGIPAFFLALLPNARRYQPGFLRRALMFSIPAGVILSACIMSVYWFARTYPDPLLTQEQTITSAQTATTMTVLLVALWVLGALARPFDIWRSLLVGAIVAGLVLIMAVPFSRNFFALDIPSGTLLAATMGVTIAGCLAIELLYRFLKRRGAVSERE, encoded by the coding sequence CGAACACAGGCGCGCCGCCATGGCGCACGCCCGGTCGGCTCTGGCACCAGTGGATGAGGTGGTGCTTGAACGCGACGGGCTGAACACAGTCCAGGTGAGGGAACGCCGTGCTGCGGAGCTGAGCAACGCCGTCGCGCATGAGAGCAGCCGCAGCATTTGGGCCATCGTGCGATCAAACGTCTTTACCTTGTTCAACGGAGTTTTGGGCAGCGCCTTGGTGCTGGTGCTGTTGGTGGGGGACCCGCGCGACGCCCTGTTCGGCTTCATCGTGCTGGCCAACGCAGCCATTGGCGTGGTGCAGGAGTACCGGGCCAAGCGCACCCTGGACAGATTGGCGGTGCTCCATGCCCCCAAGGCGCGGGTGCGCCGCGGCGGTGCCGAGGTGGACGTGGCCGTGGGTGAGGTGCTCTATGACGAGGTCTTGTTGTTGCGCACGGGGGACCAGATTCCAGCTGACGCCATCATTTTGAAGGCTGAGGCGTTGGAGATCGATGAGTCATTGTTGACGGGGGAGTCGGACCCGGTCAACAAGGGCCCTGGCGACACGGCACTGTCGGGGTCAGCGGTGGTCGCCGGTTACGGGGAGGCCAGGGTGCACCGGGTCGGTGCGGAGTCCTACGCCAGCGGCCTGACGGCCGAGGCGCGGAGGTTCTCGCTGGTCAACTCCGAAATCCGTAACTCCATCAACCGCATCATCATGTATATTGCCTGGGCCCTGATCCCGATCATCTTGTTGGTCATCAACGGCCAGATGAGCGCCCATGGCGGCTGGGGGGCGTCCATCGCCTCCGGCCAGTGGCGCACCGCCGTCATCAGCGCTATCGCCAGCATTGTCGCCATGATCCCCGAGGGGCTAGTGCTGCTGACCAGCATCTCCTTCGGCATGGCCGCCATGACCCTGGCCCGGCGCAATGTGCTGGTTCAGGAACTTCCCGCGGTGGAGGGTCTGGCCCGGGTGGACATGGTCTGCCTGGACAAGACCGGCACGCTCACCGAGGGACGGATGGAATTGGCGTCGACCACCGTGTTGGGGCCGGTGCCGGGCTGGGAACAGGTCCTGGCATGGTCTGCGGCCCACCCCAACGCCAATGCCACGGCCGCCGCCATGGGCAGCCTTTACACGGCACAGCCGGCCGGTGACGCCGCGGAGGTGGTGCCTTTTAGCAGCGCCCGCAAATACAGTGCCGTCACCTTCGCCGCGGACTTGTTGGCGCCCTCCTCAGAGGCAGGCACGTGGGTGCTGGGTGCCCCCGACGTCGTCCTAGCCGCGGAAGGCGCCCACGAGGCCCGCAGCCCGGCCGTGCAGGCCGCGCTGGCGGCCTCCCATGAGGCGGCAGGGCACGGGCTGCGCGCCGTCGTACTGGCGCACCGGCCGGCGTCGTCGGAGCCTGCAGAAAGCCTCGGGGACGGCGGGTTCGCCCTTGACGGGCTGACCCCCGTGGCCCTGTTGTCTTTCCGTGAGAAGGTGCGCCCGGATGCCGGCGCCACCTTGGCGTACTTCCGCGATCAGGGCGTGTCGCTGAAGATCATCTCGGGGGACAACCCCCGCACCGTGGCGGCCGTGGCCCGCGACGTTGGTTTTGAGTTTGACGGCGACGGCTATGACGCACGCAATCTGCCCGATGACCCGGCGGCTTTGGCCGAGGTTTTGGGGCGCGAGAGCGTTTTGGGGCGCGTCACACCGGAGCAAAAAAAGGCGATTGTGCTGGCTTTGCAAAGCCGCGGCCACGTGGTGGCGATGACCGGCGACGGAGTCAACGACGCATTGGCGCTCAAGCACGCCGACATTGGGATCGCCATGGGCAGCGGCGCGGCGGCCACCAAGGCGGTGTCGCGGTTGGTGCTCCTGGATGGCCAGTTCTCGCACCTGCCATCCGTGGTGGCTGAAGGGCGCCGGGTCATCGCCAATGTGGAGCGGGTGGCGAACTTGTTCCTGACGAAAACCTCGTATGCCATCATTATTTCCATCGTCATTGGCCTGCTGATGTGGCAGTACCCGTTCCTGCCGCGTCAGCTCTCCGTTGTGAGCTCCATGACAATCGGCATCCCCGCGTTCTTCCTGGCACTGCTGCCCAATGCCCGGCGCTACCAGCCCGGATTCCTGCGTCGGGCGCTGATGTTCTCGATCCCGGCCGGTGTGATCCTCTCGGCGTGCATCATGAGCGTCTACTGGTTCGCCAGGACGTACCCGGACCCGCTCCTGACGCAGGAGCAGACCATCACATCGGCCCAGACCGCAACCACCATGACGGTCCTGCTCGTGGCCTTGTGGGTGTTGGGCGCCCTGGCCCGCCCCTTCGATATCTGGCGTTCCTTGTTGGTCGGCGCCATAGTGGCCGGATTGGTGTTGATCATGGCGGTGCCGTTCTCCCGAAATTTCTTTGCCCTCGATATTCCGTCTGGAACGCTGTTAGCGGCTACGATGGGCGTAACAATCGCAGGGTGCCTGGCGATCGAGCTGCTCTACCGTTTCCTGAAGAGGCGCGGAGCGGTCTCCGAGCGCGAGTAA
- a CDS encoding Rieske (2Fe-2S) protein, with product MTVESSLTRRNVLRVSTAASGAACALALAGCAPAGPAQISAGKTPEAIPSTGTPVRVGKLSDVPVGATAKGVANDVNVVIFRPNEATVLAYSDVCTHAGCQVAPNGADFKCPCHSSVFKGSDGTVVSGPAKAPLPRYAAAIDGEWITVSI from the coding sequence ATGACCGTTGAATCTTCCCTGACCCGCCGCAACGTCCTTCGAGTGAGCACCGCAGCCTCCGGCGCCGCGTGCGCCCTGGCCCTGGCCGGCTGCGCACCCGCTGGGCCGGCGCAAATAAGCGCAGGCAAAACACCAGAAGCCATCCCTTCGACGGGAACCCCGGTCCGGGTTGGCAAATTGTCCGATGTTCCCGTGGGCGCCACGGCCAAGGGCGTTGCCAACGACGTCAATGTGGTGATCTTCCGCCCCAATGAGGCCACGGTCCTGGCCTACAGCGACGTGTGCACGCATGCCGGCTGCCAGGTAGCCCCCAACGGCGCCGACTTCAAGTGCCCCTGCCACAGTTCAGTCTTCAAGGGCAGCGACGGAACAGTGGTGTCCGGCCCGGCCAAGGCGCCGCTGCCGCGCTACGCAGCAGCCATCGACGGCGAATGGATCACCGTCAGCATCTGA
- the dxs gene encoding 1-deoxy-D-xylulose-5-phosphate synthase: protein MGLLETIAHPRDLSKLSDGQMLTLAQEIRAFLISNVSQTGGHLGPNLGVVELTLAIHRVFDSPRDSIIFDTGHQSYVHKLVTGRQDFSTLRQQGGMSGYPSRAESEHDIVESSHASSSLSWADGISRARQLTGEGERYVVAVIGDGALTGGMTWEALNNIAADKNRRVVIVVNDNGRSYAPTVGGVADYLASLRPAIDHVRTHKKYEASMSWGKKLLQDGNAAGQFVYKGLHAAKKGVKDWWAPQGLFDDLGLKYVGPVDGHDEKAMETALQLAKNYGGPVIVHAFTEKGRGYAPARAHEGDQFHAVGVINPETGKSVETPSGKSWTGVFGDEIAAIAQERPDIVGITGAMLIPVGLAKFADKFPERVIDVGIAEQHALTMAAGLAFGGLHPVVAIYATFLNRGFDQLLMDVALHKAGVTIVLDRAGVTGPDGASHHGMWDLSMLQIVPGLHLAAPRDAVRLREELREAVAISDAPSVIRYSKGTVGPEIKALERLYDGVDVLARTAHDMPGAGTDPQTDVLIVSVGAMSEIALDVAERISAQGITSTVVDPRWVMPVPKSIVQLASGHRIVIVIEDGVRAGGVGSRIRQELRAAGVDTALNEVGLPVEFLDHGSRAEVLERVGLTAQRVAQDVVEQVLGTKVPFARPLPGQPAPRTGQMPIL from the coding sequence ATGGGACTGTTGGAAACCATCGCGCATCCGCGGGATCTCAGTAAGCTCAGTGACGGACAAATGCTCACGCTGGCACAGGAGATCAGGGCGTTCTTGATCAGCAATGTTTCACAGACCGGCGGGCACCTTGGCCCGAACTTGGGTGTGGTGGAGTTGACGCTGGCCATCCACCGCGTCTTTGACTCCCCGCGGGACAGCATCATTTTTGACACCGGGCACCAGTCCTACGTCCACAAACTGGTGACCGGGCGGCAAGACTTCTCCACGCTTCGCCAGCAAGGAGGCATGTCGGGGTATCCGAGCCGTGCCGAATCCGAACACGACATTGTGGAAAGCTCCCACGCCTCCTCCTCGCTGTCATGGGCGGACGGAATCTCCCGGGCCCGCCAGCTTACCGGCGAAGGGGAACGATACGTTGTCGCCGTGATCGGCGACGGCGCCCTCACCGGCGGCATGACCTGGGAAGCCCTGAACAACATTGCCGCGGACAAGAACCGCCGTGTGGTGATCGTTGTCAACGATAACGGCCGCTCCTATGCACCCACCGTGGGCGGTGTGGCCGACTACCTGGCATCGCTGCGTCCGGCCATCGACCATGTGCGCACCCACAAAAAGTATGAGGCCTCCATGTCCTGGGGCAAGAAGCTGCTTCAGGACGGCAACGCCGCCGGCCAGTTCGTGTACAAGGGCCTGCACGCCGCCAAAAAAGGTGTCAAAGACTGGTGGGCACCGCAGGGACTCTTCGATGACCTCGGGCTGAAGTATGTTGGCCCCGTTGACGGACACGACGAAAAAGCCATGGAAACTGCGCTACAGCTGGCCAAAAATTATGGCGGACCCGTGATCGTGCACGCCTTCACTGAAAAGGGTCGCGGCTACGCGCCGGCCCGCGCTCATGAAGGGGACCAGTTCCACGCCGTCGGGGTCATCAACCCGGAGACCGGCAAGTCCGTGGAAACGCCCAGCGGCAAGTCCTGGACGGGCGTGTTTGGCGATGAGATCGCCGCGATAGCCCAGGAACGTCCCGACATCGTGGGCATCACGGGAGCCATGTTGATCCCCGTGGGCCTGGCTAAATTTGCCGACAAGTTCCCTGAGAGGGTCATTGACGTTGGTATTGCCGAACAGCACGCTCTGACTATGGCGGCGGGTCTGGCCTTTGGTGGACTGCACCCCGTTGTGGCCATCTACGCCACGTTCCTGAACAGGGGATTCGACCAGTTGCTGATGGATGTGGCCTTGCACAAGGCCGGAGTGACAATCGTCCTTGACCGTGCAGGGGTCACCGGCCCCGACGGTGCCAGCCATCATGGCATGTGGGATCTGTCCATGTTGCAAATAGTTCCCGGCCTGCATCTGGCCGCCCCCCGCGACGCCGTGCGGCTTCGTGAGGAATTGCGCGAGGCGGTGGCCATTTCCGACGCCCCCAGTGTCATCAGGTATTCCAAGGGCACAGTGGGGCCGGAGATCAAGGCCCTTGAACGCTTGTACGACGGCGTCGACGTTCTGGCGCGCACCGCCCACGACATGCCCGGGGCTGGCACGGACCCGCAGACCGATGTCTTAATTGTCAGTGTCGGTGCCATGAGTGAGATAGCACTGGATGTGGCCGAACGCATCAGCGCCCAGGGCATCACCTCCACCGTGGTGGATCCGCGCTGGGTCATGCCGGTCCCGAAGTCCATTGTGCAGTTGGCGTCCGGGCACCGCATTGTCATTGTCATCGAGGACGGCGTGCGGGCTGGTGGTGTCGGGTCACGGATCCGCCAAGAGCTGCGGGCAGCGGGCGTTGACACCGCCCTGAACGAGGTGGGCTTGCCCGTGGAGTTCCTTGACCACGGCAGCCGCGCGGAAGTGCTGGAGCGGGTGGGCCTGACAGCCCAGCGGGTGGCACAGGATGTGGTGGAACAGGTTTTGGGCACCAAGGTGCCGTTCGCCCGACCACTGCCCGGGCAGCCGGCGCCGCGTACAGGGCAGATGCCCATCCTGTGA
- a CDS encoding aconitate hydratase: MTNVDSFGSKGVLNVAGTEYEIFRLNSVEGAKSLPFSLKVLLENLLRTEDGANITADHVRALAAWDPNAEPDTEIQFTPARVIMQDFTGVPCIVDLATMREAVKELGGDPTRVNPLAPAEMVIDHSVQIDVFGNSDAVERNMEIEYQRNGERYQFLRWGQTAFEDFKVVPPGMGIVHQVNIEYLARTVMTRMVDGVLRAYPDTLVGTDSHTTMVNGLGVLGWGVGGIEAEAAMLGQPVSMLIPRVVGFKLTGSIPAGATATDVVLTITEQLRKHGVVGKFVEFYGEGVAGVPLANRATIGNMSPEFGSTAAMFPIDDVTIDYLRLTGRSEEQLALVEAYAKEQGLWHDPSVEIKFSEYLELDLSTVVPSISGPKRPQDRIELTNAKPQFRSDLKNYVAAEVNAEGNTVDESLEESFPASDAPSFTHPGGHTHDTDRAVASAATGANGRTSNPIHVKNESGVQFELDHGAVSIASITSCTNTSNPSVMLAAAVLARNAVNKGLSSKPWVKTSVAPGSKVVTDYYEKSGLVPFLEKLGFYTVGYGCATCIGNSGPLDTEISAAIAENDLSVTAVLSGNRNFEGRINPDVKMNYLASPPLVIAYALAGTMDFDFETDALGQDDAGNDVFLADIWPNPVEVQEVMDASIDREMFTNSYATIFDGDDRWKSLETPEGNTFEWDPKSTYVRKPPYFEGMKAQADPVTDIAGARVLLKLGDSVTTDHISPAGSFKSETPAGQYLLANGVERKDFNSYGSRRGNHEVMIRGTFANIRIRNQILDNVEGGFTRDFTQAGGPQAYVYDASVNYQSAGIPLVVLAGKEYGSGSSRDWAAKGTALLGVKAVVAESYERIHRSNLIGMGVLPLQYPAGQNAASLGLTGTETFAVEGVTELNEGTTPKTLKVTAVSEDGTIVSFDAVLRIDTPGEADYYRNGGILQYVLRQITAKA; encoded by the coding sequence ATGACTAATGTGGACAGTTTTGGTTCCAAAGGCGTACTTAATGTTGCCGGGACCGAATACGAGATTTTCCGACTGAACTCGGTTGAAGGCGCGAAGAGCCTTCCGTTCAGCCTCAAGGTATTGCTTGAGAACCTGCTGCGCACCGAAGATGGTGCGAATATTACGGCCGACCACGTGCGTGCGTTGGCAGCTTGGGATCCCAACGCGGAGCCCGACACCGAGATTCAGTTCACCCCGGCCCGCGTCATCATGCAGGACTTCACAGGAGTCCCTTGCATCGTTGACCTGGCCACCATGCGTGAAGCCGTCAAGGAACTCGGCGGAGACCCCACTAGGGTCAACCCGTTGGCTCCGGCCGAGATGGTCATCGACCACTCGGTGCAGATTGACGTGTTCGGCAACTCCGACGCCGTCGAACGGAACATGGAGATCGAATACCAGCGCAATGGTGAGCGGTACCAGTTCCTGCGCTGGGGCCAGACTGCGTTCGAAGACTTCAAGGTTGTCCCCCCGGGCATGGGGATCGTACACCAGGTCAATATTGAGTACCTGGCCCGCACCGTCATGACCCGTATGGTCGACGGCGTCTTGCGCGCCTACCCTGACACGCTGGTCGGCACCGACTCCCACACCACCATGGTCAACGGCCTGGGCGTGCTGGGTTGGGGTGTTGGCGGCATCGAGGCCGAGGCCGCCATGTTGGGCCAGCCGGTTTCCATGCTGATCCCGCGCGTTGTCGGCTTCAAGCTGACCGGGTCCATCCCGGCCGGTGCCACCGCGACCGACGTCGTGCTGACCATCACCGAGCAGCTGCGCAAGCACGGCGTTGTTGGTAAGTTTGTGGAATTCTATGGCGAAGGTGTTGCCGGTGTGCCGTTGGCCAACCGTGCAACCATCGGCAACATGAGCCCGGAGTTCGGCTCCACGGCTGCCATGTTCCCGATCGATGATGTCACCATCGACTACCTGCGCCTGACAGGTCGCTCCGAGGAGCAGCTTGCCCTGGTGGAGGCCTACGCGAAGGAACAGGGCCTGTGGCATGATCCCTCCGTGGAAATCAAGTTCTCCGAGTACCTCGAGCTTGACCTCTCCACCGTGGTCCCCTCGATCTCCGGCCCGAAGCGTCCCCAGGACCGCATCGAGCTCACGAACGCGAAGCCGCAGTTCCGCTCGGATCTGAAGAACTATGTTGCAGCGGAGGTCAATGCCGAGGGCAACACGGTTGATGAGTCCTTGGAAGAGTCCTTTCCGGCCTCCGATGCACCGTCCTTCACGCACCCCGGTGGTCACACCCACGACACCGATCGCGCAGTGGCGTCCGCTGCTACCGGTGCCAACGGACGCACGTCCAACCCGATCCATGTGAAGAACGAATCCGGTGTTCAGTTCGAGCTCGATCACGGCGCGGTTTCCATCGCCTCGATCACCTCGTGCACTAACACCTCCAACCCTTCCGTGATGCTCGCCGCGGCTGTTCTGGCCCGCAACGCCGTCAATAAGGGCCTATCCTCCAAGCCCTGGGTCAAGACCAGTGTTGCGCCCGGCTCCAAGGTAGTCACCGACTACTACGAGAAGTCCGGCCTGGTTCCGTTCCTAGAGAAGCTGGGTTTCTACACGGTTGGTTACGGCTGTGCCACGTGCATCGGCAACTCCGGCCCGCTGGACACCGAGATCTCCGCCGCGATCGCCGAGAACGACCTGTCAGTGACGGCAGTTCTCTCCGGTAACCGCAACTTTGAGGGCCGCATCAACCCGGACGTGAAGATGAACTACCTGGCCTCACCGCCGTTGGTCATCGCCTACGCCCTGGCTGGCACCATGGACTTTGACTTTGAAACTGATGCCCTGGGCCAGGACGACGCCGGCAACGACGTGTTCCTTGCCGACATCTGGCCGAACCCGGTGGAGGTCCAGGAAGTCATGGACGCCTCGATTGACCGCGAGATGTTCACGAACTCCTACGCCACCATCTTTGATGGGGACGATCGCTGGAAGTCGCTGGAAACCCCCGAAGGCAACACCTTCGAATGGGACCCCAAGTCCACCTATGTTCGCAAGCCCCCATACTTTGAGGGAATGAAGGCGCAAGCCGATCCCGTCACCGACATTGCCGGTGCCCGGGTTCTGCTCAAGCTCGGCGATTCGGTCACCACCGACCACATCAGCCCCGCCGGTTCGTTCAAGTCCGAGACGCCCGCAGGCCAGTACCTGCTGGCCAACGGTGTTGAGCGCAAGGACTTCAACTCCTACGGTTCACGCCGCGGAAACCACGAGGTCATGATCCGCGGCACCTTCGCGAACATCCGCATCCGCAACCAGATCCTGGACAACGTTGAAGGTGGCTTCACCCGCGACTTCACCCAGGCCGGCGGCCCGCAGGCTTACGTCTACGACGCCTCCGTCAACTACCAGAGCGCCGGCATCCCGCTGGTTGTCCTGGCAGGCAAGGAATACGGTTCCGGTTCATCCCGTGACTGGGCGGCCAAGGGCACGGCGCTGTTGGGTGTGAAGGCGGTTGTGGCTGAAAGCTACGAGCGCATCCACCGCTCCAACCTGATCGGTATGGGCGTGCTGCCGCTGCAGTACCCGGCCGGCCAGAACGCCGCATCATTGGGCTTGACCGGCACCGAGACGTTCGCAGTCGAAGGCGTCACCGAGCTGAACGAGGGCACCACGCCGAAGACGCTCAAGGTCACCGCAGTGTCAGAAGATGGCACCATCGTGAGCTTCGATGCCGTTCTGCGCATCGACACCCCCGGTGAGGCAGACTACTACCGCAACGGTGGCATCCTGCAGTACGTGCTCCGTCAGATCACCGCCAAGGCATAG
- a CDS encoding aldo/keto reductase, with protein sequence MTEYRQVGTSGLTVSTVGLGCNNLGRGGTATQTQEGSDAVVHAALDCGITHFDVADVYGMTPGLSETILGKALGAHREEVIVATKFGMDAQGANGVDWGGRGSRKYILQSVEASLRRLNTDYLDLFYYHTPDQRTPMAETLSALDDLVRAGKVRYIGQSNLAGWQIADAEHTARALGTERFVASQNHYNLLDRRAELEVTPAAEAYGLGVMPYFPLANGLLTGKYRGGVVPEGSRLSHTRQHMVAAAEQDQFTAFGAFAAARGLTEVQVAFSWLATQPSVASVIAGATKPEQVRQNAGAASWKPTLEDLAELDEIFPPTPKVALF encoded by the coding sequence ATGACTGAATACCGCCAAGTGGGCACCTCCGGACTGACCGTCTCAACCGTGGGGCTGGGGTGCAACAACCTCGGCCGCGGCGGGACGGCGACACAAACGCAGGAGGGCAGTGACGCCGTCGTCCATGCCGCCCTAGACTGCGGCATCACGCACTTTGATGTGGCAGACGTTTATGGGATGACCCCCGGGCTCAGCGAAACGATCCTGGGCAAGGCGCTGGGGGCACACCGCGAGGAGGTTATCGTGGCCACCAAGTTTGGCATGGACGCCCAAGGCGCCAACGGTGTGGACTGGGGTGGGCGCGGCTCACGGAAGTACATCCTGCAGTCTGTCGAGGCGTCGCTGCGCCGGTTAAACACCGACTATTTGGACCTGTTTTACTATCACACACCAGATCAGCGCACGCCCATGGCGGAGACGCTTTCGGCACTGGATGACCTGGTCCGTGCCGGCAAGGTGCGTTATATTGGACAGTCCAATCTTGCTGGCTGGCAGATCGCCGACGCCGAACACACGGCCCGGGCCCTGGGAACCGAACGTTTTGTGGCCAGCCAGAACCACTACAACCTCCTTGATCGTCGCGCAGAGCTTGAAGTGACACCGGCCGCCGAGGCATACGGATTGGGTGTTATGCCATACTTCCCCCTCGCCAACGGCCTGCTGACCGGCAAGTACCGCGGCGGGGTGGTGCCGGAGGGCAGCAGGCTCTCACACACCCGCCAGCACATGGTGGCAGCCGCCGAACAGGACCAGTTCACCGCGTTTGGTGCCTTCGCCGCGGCGCGCGGACTCACGGAAGTCCAGGTGGCGTTCTCCTGGTTGGCGACGCAACCGTCGGTGGCCAGCGTGATCGCCGGTGCCACCAAACCAGAGCAGGTGCGCCAGAACGCGGGGGCCGCCAGCTGGAAGCCCACCCTGGAGGATCTGGCCGAGCTGGATGAGATCTTCCCGCCGACTCCTAAGGTCGCTTTGTTCTAA